One window of Catonella massiliensis genomic DNA carries:
- a CDS encoding alpha/beta hydrolase, which produces MKKIAKTMLRLLLWIIAIIVFLILICFVYHRYRLTVEEKLRKPLGQLIDINGKNMSIYVEGSGSKTLVFLSGAGTCSPILDFKSLYSLLSNKYRIAVVEKFGYGYSDIVDEDRNIQTILSETRLALHKAGIDGPYILCPHSMSGIEALYWAQEYPDEIEAIIGLDMSVPECYKNIKINLSLMKLGQYASALGITRLIPALSESDAIKHGTLTDYEKNVYRAIFYNRTATVTMINEAKSIKDNARIVEQNGVPQVDMLLFISNGTGGTGFDKEIWRRITEEYIKEVKSGRYVELDCPHYVHDYEYRRISKEIKNFLSD; this is translated from the coding sequence ATGAAAAAAATAGCAAAAACAATGCTAAGGCTATTATTATGGATAATAGCAATTATTGTTTTCTTAATTTTGATTTGCTTTGTTTATCATAGGTATAGGCTTACTGTAGAGGAAAAACTAAGAAAGCCATTAGGACAGCTCATTGATATAAATGGGAAAAATATGAGCATATATGTGGAAGGGAGTGGTTCAAAAACACTTGTATTTTTATCGGGGGCTGGAACCTGCTCTCCCATTCTGGACTTTAAGTCGCTATACTCATTGTTAAGTAACAAGTATCGTATCGCTGTTGTTGAAAAGTTTGGATATGGATATAGTGATATTGTCGATGAAGATAGAAATATACAGACTATATTATCTGAAACAAGATTAGCTTTGCATAAAGCAGGAATTGATGGTCCGTATATTTTATGCCCGCATTCTATGTCTGGAATTGAAGCACTTTATTGGGCTCAGGAATACCCAGATGAAATCGAAGCAATCATAGGCTTAGATATGTCTGTACCGGAATGTTACAAGAATATAAAAATAAATCTTTCACTGATGAAACTCGGACAATATGCATCTGCTCTAGGAATTACCAGACTAATTCCTGCACTTTCAGAAAGTGATGCCATAAAGCATGGAACATTGACTGATTATGAAAAGAATGTGTATAGAGCAATTTTTTATAACAGGACTGCAACTGTAACAATGATAAATGAAGCAAAGAGTATTAAGGATAATGCAAGGATTGTAGAGCAAAATGGAGTGCCACAGGTTGATATGTTGTTATTTATTTCTAATGGCACTGGTGGAACTGGTTTTGATAAAGAAATATGGAGAAGGATAACTGAAGAATACATCAAAGAAGTGAAGTCTGGAAGGTATGTAGAATTGGATTGTCCACATTATGTGCATGATTACGAGTATAGAAGAATAAGTAAGGAGATTAAAAACTTTTTGAGTGATTGA